A region of Zeugodacus cucurbitae isolate PBARC_wt_2022May chromosome 5, idZeuCucr1.2, whole genome shotgun sequence DNA encodes the following proteins:
- the LOC128922159 gene encoding putative exonuclease GOR produces MKYCYKRYLEKVPRPFYARHTNSDDNEDPIRLERQFVPNKNVMEKQCVRCESTFSVTSAGVYVTREKCTFHWGKLLKVPTSYNNYKMQYACCEGSKESVGCTTNSVHVWTGAVPGINGPYADFIHTRQQSDEPKVYALDCEMSFTGRGMAVTKVTVIGFDGQLVYEHFVRPIAEIVDYNTRFSGVSERDVCKFYNKDVKTLGEVQRDLLQIIDANTILIGHGLENDLRVLRLVHKTVVDTSIVFPHTNGFPFRNSLKHLTKTYLNRDIQLDGQSHDSLEDTRACLALMLFKVTTDMQRS; encoded by the coding sequence aTGAAATACTGCTATAAAAGATATTTGGAAAAGGTGCCACGTCCCTTCTATGCAAGGCATACCAACAGCGACGACAATGAGGACCCAATTCGGTTGGAGCGACAATTCGTGCCGAACAAGAATGTAATGGAGAAGCAATGCGTACGCTGTGAAAGTACCTTCTCGGTCACAAGTGCTGGTGTATATGTAACCCGCGAGAAGTGCACCTTCCATTGGGGTAAATTGCTAAAAGTTCCTACCAGTTATAACAATTACAAAATGCAATACGCTTGTTGTGAGGGTAGCAAAGAGTCAGTAGGTTGCACCACAAATTCAGTGCATGTGTGGACCGGCGCTGTGCCCGGCATTAATGGTCCTTATGCTGATTTCATACACACCCGGCAACAATCCGACGAACCCAAAGTGTATGCGCTCGATTGCGAAATGAGCTTCACTGGACGTGGAATGGCTGTGACCAAAGTGACTGTGATTGGCTTTGATGGTCAGTTGGTTTATGAACATTTTGTGCGCCCCATTGCTGAGATTGTCGACTATAATACGCGTTTCTCTGGTGTGAGCGAGAGAgatgtttgtaaattttataacaaGGATGTGAAGACACTCGGCGAGGTGCAGCGTGATCTGCTGCAAATAATCGACGCCAATACTATATTGATTGGACATGGTTTGGAGAATGACTTAAGGGTGCTACGATTGGTGCATAAGACAGTTGTGGATACGTCCATTGTCTTTCCGCATACCAACGGTTTTCCTTTCCGCAATTCTCTTAAACATTTAACAAAGACATATTTGAATCGCGACATTCAATTAGACGGTCAGAGTCACGATAGTTTAGAGGATACTCGTGCCTGTTTGGCACTGATGCTGTTTAAGGTTACCACCGACATGCAGCGCTCATAA
- the LOC128919771 gene encoding putative exonuclease GOR — protein MAQSDSPAEVFKRGDSFEMLAACQNALHSVKQPDGPLAHQRWSTGEVWVNYKDQLIAHHNQPSVRAEAEALFRQGQTFVDMLNWKIFLQANKKFDEYERLLNAVVRQNEQDQRSKQNKNKKAPQAPRAPRAPRITIKYVAINRLNISQSELVKKLQRYVVAPQLLRTYGFPVESIKFRGKVTIYKKLPCLSYEASTNTDDNEDPIELERQFVPDEDNMKKQCVRCERTFKVTQSGFYVTLENCTFHWGSEESVGCTTNSVHVWNGVVSGINGPYNNFVRTTSGPQSAEAKVYVLDCEMSYTASGLAATKVTVIDFDGQLVYEHFVRPIADVGDYNTRFSGVRARDVYRRNKNVKTLRQVQRDLLKIIDANTILIGHGLENDLRVLRILHKTVVDTSIVFPHYNGFPHRHSLKYLAKTYLNRYIQLRGRNHDSLEDTRICLELMLWKVGIDMKRS, from the exons ATGGCTCAAAGTGATAGTCCGGCAGAAGTTTTCAAACGCGGGGACAGTTTTGAAATGCTCGCAGCGTGTCAGAATGCTTTGCATTCTGTTAAGCAAC CCGATGGACCTCTGGCTCACCAGAGGTGGAGCACCGGTGAGGTGTGGGTAAATTACAAAGATCAGCTTATTGCACATCATAATCAACCCAGCGTCAGAGCAGAGGCAGAGGCACTTTTTAGGCAAGGGCAAACATTTGTTGACATGCTTAACTGGAAAATCTTTttgcaagcaaataaaaaatttgatgaaTATGAACGGTTGTTAAACGCTGTGGTACGCCAGAACGAACAGGACCAAcgcagtaaacaaaacaaaaataaaaaggcgCCTCAGGCGCCTCGGGCGCCTCGGGCGCCTCGTATTACCATAAAATATGTCGCCATAAATCGTCTGAATATTTCACAGTCGGAATTGGTGAAGAAATTGCAACGTTATGTTGTCGCACCACAACTATTGCGCACCTACGGCTTTCCTGTAGAAAGCATTAAATTCCGCGGTAAAGTAACCATATACAAAAAGTTACCATGCCTTTCATATGAAGCGTCCACCAACACTGACGACAATGAGGATCCAATTGAGTTGGAGCGTCAATTCGTGCCGGATGAAGATAATATGAAGAAGCAATGCGTACGCTGTGAACGTACTTTCAAGGTCACACAATCTGGCTTTTATGTAACGCTCGAGAATTGCACCTTCCATTGGG GTTCTGAAGAGTCAGTGGGTTGTACCACTAATTCAGTGCATGTGTGGAACGGCGTTGTGTCCGGCATAAATGGTCCTTATAACAATTTCGTACGCACGACAAGCGGTCCACAGTCCGCCGAGGCCAAGGTGTATGTTTTGGACTGTGAAATGAGTTACACTGCAAGTGGACTGGCTGCGACCAAAGTTACTGTGATTGACTTTGATGGTCAGTTGGTTTATGAGCACTTTGTGCGACCCATTGCTGATGTTGGAGACTACAACACGCGTTTTTCCGGTGTGCGCGCGAGAGATGTATATCGgcgcaataaaaatgtaaagacTCTTCGCCAGGTGCAGCGTGATTTGCTGAAAATCATCGACGCCAACACTATATTGATTGGACATGGTTTGGAGAATGACTTACGCGTATTGCGTATTCTTCATAAGACAGTTGTGGATACGTCCATTGTGTTTCCACATTATAATGGGTTTCCCCATCGCCATTCCCTTAAATATTTGGCAAAAACGTACTTGAATCGTTACATACAATTACGCGGCCGAAATCATGATAGTTTGGAGGATACTCGTATATGCTTAGAACTGATGCTGTGGAAAGTGGGCATCGACATGAAGCGCTCATAA
- the LOC105220610 gene encoding uncharacterized protein LOC105220610: protein MAQSDSPAEVFKRGDSFEMLAACQNALHSIKQPDGPLAHQRWSTGEVWVNYKDQLIAHHNQPSVRAEAEALFRQGQTFVDMLNWKIFLQANKKFDEYERLLNAVVRQNEQDQRSKQNKNKKAPQAPRITIKYVAINRLNISQSELVKKLQRYVVAPQLLRTYGFPVESIKFRGKVTIYKKLPCLSYEASTNTDDNEDPIELERQFVPDEDNMKKQCVRCERTFKVTQSGFYVTLENCTFHWGKLFTLRNTVQYTCCAGSEESVGCTTNSVHVWNGVVSGINGPYNNFVRTTSGPQSAEAKVYVLDCEMSYTASGLAATKVTVIDFDGQLVYEHFVRPIADVGDYNTRFSGVRARDVYRRNKNVKTLRQVQRDLLKIIDANTILIGHGLENDLRVLRILHKTVVDTSIVFPHYNGFPHRHSLKYLAKTYLNRYIQLRGRNHDSLEDTRICLELMLWKVGIDMKYLEKVPRPFYARHTNSDDNEDPIRLERQFVPNKNVMEKQCVRCESTFSVTSAGVYVTREKCTFHWGKLLKVPTSYNNYKMQYACCEGSKESVGCTTNSVHVWTGAVPGINGPYADFIHTRQQSDEPKVYALDCEMSFTGRGMAVTKVTVIGFDGQLVYEHFVRPIAEIVDYNTRFSGVSERDVCKFYNKDVKTLGEVQRDLLQIIDANTILIGHGLENDLRVLRLVHKTVVDTSIVFPHTNGFPFRNSLKHLTKTYLNRDIQLDGQSHDSLEDTRACLALMLFKVTTDMQRS, encoded by the exons ATGGCTCAAAGTGATAGTCCGGCAGAAGTTTTCAAACGCGGGGACAGTTTTGAAATGCTCGCAGCGTGTCAGAATGCTTTGCATTCTATTAAGCAAC CCGATGGACCTCTGGCTCACCAGAGGTGGAGCACCGGTGAGGTGTGGGTAAATTACAAAGATCAGCTTATTGCACATCATAATCAACCCAGCGTCAGAGCAGAGGCAGAGGCACTTTTTAGGCAAGGGCAAACATTTGTTGACATGCTTAACTGGAAAATCTTTttgcaagcaaataaaaaatttgatgaaTATGAACGGTTGTTAAACGCTGTGGTACGCCAGAACGAACAGGACCAAcgcagtaaacaaaacaaaaataaaaaggcgCCTCAGGCGCCTCGTATTACCATAAAATATGTCGCCATAAATCGTCTGAATATTTCACAGTCGGAATTGGTGAAGAAATTGCAACGTTATGTTGTCGCACCACAACTATTGCGCACCTACGGCTTTCCTGTAGAAAGCATTAAATTCCGCGGTAAAGTAACCATATACAAAAAGTTACCATGCCTTTCATATGAAGCGTCCACCAACACTGACGACAATGAGGATCCAATTGAGTTGGAGCGTCAATTCGTGCCGGATGAAGATAATATGAAGAAGCAATGCGTACGCTGTGAACGTACTTTCAAGGTCACACAATCTGGCTTTTATGTAACGCTCGAGAATTGCACCTTCCATTGGGGTAAATTGTTTACATTAAGAAATACTGTTCAATATACCTGTTGTGCAGGTTCTGAAGAGTCAGTGGGTTGTACCACTAATTCAGTGCATGTGTGGAACGGCGTTGTGTCCGGCATAAATGGTCCTTATAACAATTTCGTACGCACGACAAGCGGTCCACAGTCCGCCGAGGCCAAGGTGTATGTTTTGGACTGTGAAATGAGTTACACTGCAAGTGGACTGGCTGCGACCAAAGTTACTGTGATTGACTTTGATGGTCAGTTGGTTTATGAGCACTTTGTGCGACCCATTGCTGATGTTGGAGACTACAACACGCGTTTTTCCGGTGTGCGCGCGAGAGATGTATATCGgcgcaataaaaatgtaaagacTCTTCGCCAGGTGCAGCGTGATTTGCTGAAAATCATCGACGCCAACACTATATTGATTGGACATGGTTTGGAGAATGACTTACGCGTATTGCGTATTCTTCATAAGACAGTTGTGGATACGTCCATTGTGTTTCCACATTATAATGGGTTTCCCCATCGCCATTCCCTTAAATATTTGGCAAAAACGTACTTGAATCGTTACATACAATTACGCGGCCGAAATCATGATAGTTTGGAGGATACTCGTATATGCTTAGAACTGATGCTGTGGAAAGTGGGCATCGACATGAA ATATTTGGAAAAGGTGCCACGTCCCTTCTATGCAAGGCATACCAACAGCGACGACAATGAGGACCCAATTCGGTTGGAGCGACAATTCGTGCCGAACAAGAATGTAATGGAGAAGCAATGCGTACGCTGTGAAAGTACCTTCTCGGTCACAAGTGCTGGTGTATATGTAACCCGCGAGAAGTGCACCTTCCATTGGGGTAAATTGCTAAAAGTTCCTACCAGTTATAACAATTACAAAATGCAATACGCTTGTTGTGAGGGTAGCAAAGAGTCAGTAGGTTGCACCACAAATTCAGTGCATGTGTGGACCGGCGCTGTGCCCGGCATTAATGGTCCTTATGCTGATTTCATACACACCCGGCAACAATCCGACGAACCCAAAGTGTATGCGCTCGATTGCGAAATGAGCTTCACTGGACGTGGAATGGCTGTGACCAAAGTGACTGTGATTGGCTTTGATGGTCAGTTGGTTTATGAACATTTTGTGCGCCCCATTGCTGAGATTGTCGACTATAATACGCGTTTCTCTGGTGTGAGCGAGAGAgatgtttgtaaattttataacaaGGATGTGAAGACACTCGGCGAGGTGCAGCGTGATCTGCTGCAAATAATCGACGCCAATACTATATTGATTGGACATGGTTTGGAGAATGACTTAAGGGTGCTACGATTGGTGCATAAGACAGTTGTGGATACGTCCATTGTCTTTCCGCATACCAACGGTTTTCCTTTCCGCAATTCTCTTAAACATTTAACAAAGACATATTTGAATCGCGACATTCAATTAGACGGTCAGAGTCACGATAGTTTAGAGGATACTCGTGCCTGTTTGGCACTGATGCTGTTTAAGGTTACCACCGACATGCAGCGCTCATAA
- the LOC105208966 gene encoding exonuclease GOR-like, whose product MSYLRCENVLIQGQHHIKINLIDLNQIFTQQQLIHMMRPPQPFHRSGEEMRRHSDQHLHLRMLHQHAPQIQHHPHQNAPQIVWQQQHLPIPHGYPQPYPQPHPQPQPQPIVPMQNRRMSLQLPNILQEQQKLQKQVTKHQAQKSVVNQRKPQKTPTKKYWEKKPEVIQNTGHCAANPHAVASPLIDYPLLNFSKSEFVESLRRYIIAPQLLRTYGFPVESAVEEGKIVIYKKVPRPFYARHTNGDDNEDPIRLERQFVPNKNVMEKQCVRCESTFSVTSAGVYVTREKCTFHWGKLLKVPTSYNNYKMQYACCEGSKESVGCTTNSVHVWTGAVPGINGPYADFIHTRQQSDEPKVYALDCEMSFTGRGMAVTKVTVIGFDGQLVYEHFVRPIAEIVDYNTRFSGVSERDVCKFYNKDVKTLGEVQRDLLQIIDANTILIGHGLENDLRVLRLVHKTVVDTSIVFPHTNGFPFRNSLKHLTKTYLNRDIQLDGQSHDSLEDTRACLALMLFKVATDMQRS is encoded by the exons ATTAATTC aTATGATGAGACCACCACAACCGTTCCACCGATCCGGTGAAGAAATGAGAAGACACTCAGATCAACATCTGCACCTGCGTATGCTCCACCAGCAcgcaccacaaatccaacaccatcCTCACCAAAATGCACCACAAATagtttggcaacaacaacatctaccCATACCACATGGATATCCACAACCATATCCACAACCACATCCACAACCACAACCCCAACCAATTGTGCCCATGCAGAATCGACGAATGTCATTGCAGTTGCCAAATATACTGCAAGAGCAacagaaattgcaaaaacaagttACCAAACACCAAGCGCAAAAGAGCGTGGTTAACCAAAGAAAACCACAGAAAACACCCACTAAAAAGTACTGGGAGAAAAAGCCTGAAGTTATTCAAAACACCGGCCATTGTGCCGCAAATCCACATGCAGTCGCTTCACCACTAATTGACTACCCACTACTCAACTTCTCCAAGTCCGAGTTTGTAGAGTCTCTACGTCGTTACATCATCGCACCACAGCTATTGCGCACCTATGGCTTTCCCGTCGAAAGCGCTGTAGAAGAGGGAAAAATCGTCATTTATAAAAAGGTGCCACGTCCCTTCTATGCAAGGCATACCAACGGCGACGACAATGAGGACCCAATTCGGTTGGAGCGACAATTCGTGCCGAACAAGAATGTAATGGAGAAGCAATGCGTACGCTGTGAAAGTACCTTCTCGGTCACAAGTGCTGGTGTATATGTAACCCGTGAGAAGTGCACCTTCCATTGGGGTAAATTGCTAAAAGTTCCTACCAGTTATAACAATTACAAAATGCAATACGCTTGTTGTGAGGGTAGCAAAGAGTCAGTAGGTTGCACCACAAATTCAGTGCATGTGTGGACCGGCGCTGTGCCCGGCATTAATGGTCCTTATGCTGATTTCATACACACCCGGCAACAATCCGACGAACCCAAGGTGTATGCGCTCGATTGTGAAATGAGCTTCACTGGACGTGGAATGGCTGTCACCAAAGTGACTGTGATTGGCTTTGATGGACAGTTGGTTTATGAACACTTTGTGCGCCCCATTGCTGAGATTGTCGACTATAATACGCGTTTCTCTGGTGTAAGCGAGAGAgatgtttgtaaattttataataaggaTGTGAAGACACTCGGAGAGGTGCAGCGTGATCTGCTGCAAATAATCGACGCCAATACTATATTGATTGGACATGGTTTGGAGAATGACTTAAGGGTGCTACGATTGGTGCATAAGACAGTTGTGGATACGTCCATTGTCTTTCCGCATACCAACGGTTTTCCTTTCCGCAATTCTCTTAAACATTTAACAAAGACATATTTGAATCGCGACATTCAATTAGACGGTCAGAGTCACGATAGTTTAGAGGATACTCGTGCCTGTTTGGCACTGATGCTGTTTAAGGTTGCCACCGACATGCAGCGCTCATAA